The stretch of DNA CCCCCGGCGCTGTATTTCCTCCTCGGCTATACTCCGAATGGTTTCTATATTGGCGTCGGCAATTTGCCTGGCTTCATTGATGTCGGTGGCCTGGCTGAAAGCAGGTGTCATTTCACAGACGATACGGTCTTTTACCTGGTATTTAAGTGTTTGATCGTAAAAGGTATTGCTGTTGGCTATAATGTGCAGCCTGATCAAGTTTGCCGGTTTGGCGCGGTTTTGCTCATAAATATAATAGCCCCCGGCGCTTGCTAATAGTAAAAAGATGATTATAGGAATGCTGATTTTTTTATGCACGCGATCACCTGCTTTGTTAATTGATTAATAATATTGTTTCCAAATTTTTATAGTATAAACGCTTATTAATTAAGAAAAAAATGTTAACAATATATATAGATAAAGGAGGAGGAATAAATAAATGATTGGTACCACAACATTAGCGGATTACTTGGTTAAAGCAGGTGACCGGTTGCCCGAAGAGGCGGACCGGGTGCTTGAGGCTCTGGTTAACGAAGGTAACATGAATAAAGAAGATTTATCATTGCTTTCCCGCGTTAAAAGAGCTGTACTTGATCATGTAATTATGCAGTTATATGCCCTGGGGTTGGTGGATGTATCTACGGAAGGTAAAAGTAAAATTTGCAGTCTTACCAAATTAGGTGAGGAATATGTCAGCTTGCTGGCGGAAAGAAAAGTCGGTTAAACATACCGGCTTTTTTTATGCACTCCGCTGGTGCCGGGTGTTGAAAGGTTGAAAATCTTTG from Desulfoscipio gibsoniae DSM 7213 encodes:
- a CDS encoding transcriptional regulator, with the protein product MIGTTTLADYLVKAGDRLPEEADRVLEALVNEGNMNKEDLSLLSRVKRAVLDHVIMQLYALGLVDVSTEGKSKICSLTKLGEEYVSLLAERKVG